In the Acomys russatus chromosome 13, mAcoRus1.1, whole genome shotgun sequence genome, one interval contains:
- the Ntf3 gene encoding neurotrophin-3 isoform X1 produces MWQPPSARIMMRQILQVNKVMSILFYVIFLAYLRGIQGNNMDQRSLPEDSLNSLIIKLIQADILKNKLSKQMVDVKESYQSTLPKAEAPREPEQGESTRSEFQPMIATDTELLRQQRRYNSPRVLLSDSTPLEPPPLYLMEDYVGNPAVANRTSSRQKRYAEHKSHRGEYSVCDSESLWVTDKSSAIDIRGHQVTVLGEIKTGNSPVKQYFYETRCKEARPVKNGCRGIDDKHWNSQCKTSQTYVRALTSENNKLIGWRWIRIDTSCVCALSRKIGRT; encoded by the coding sequence ATCTTACAGGTGAACAAGGTGATGTCCATCTTGTTTTATGTGATATTTCTCGCTTATCTCCGTGGCATCCAAGGCAACAACATGGATCAAAGGAGTTTGCCAGAAGACTCGCTCAACTCCCTCATCATAAAGCTGATCCAGGCAGACATTTTGAAAAACAAGCTCTCCAAGCAGATGGTGGATGTTAAGGAAAGTTACCAGAGCACCCTGCCCAAAGCAGAAGCACCCAGagagccagagcagggagagtCCACCAGGTCGGAATTCCAGCCAATGATTGCAACGGACACAGAACTACTGCGGCAACAGAGACGCTACAATTCTCCCCGGGTCCTGCTGAGCGACAGCACCCCTTTGGagccccctcccttgtatctAATGGAAGATTATGTGGGCAACCCAGCGGTGGCCAATAGAACATCTTCACGGCAGAAACGTTATGCAGAGCATAAGAGTCACCGGGGCGAGTACTCAGTGTGTGACAGTGAGAGTCTATGGGTGACCGACAAGTCTTCAGCCATTGACATTAGGGGACACCAGGTCACGGTGCTGGGGGAGATCAAAACCGGCAACTCTCCTGTCAAACAATACTTTTATGAAACCAGATGTAAAGAAGCCAGGCCAGTCAAAAATGGTTGCAGGGGGATCGATGACAAACACTGGAACTCTCAGTGCAAAACGTCCCAAACCTACGTCCGAGCTCTGacttcagaaaacaacaaactcATAGGCTGGCGCTGGATACGAATAgacacttcctgtgtgtgtgccttgtcGAGAAAAATCGGAAGAACATGA
- the Ntf3 gene encoding neurotrophin-3 isoform X2 has translation MVTSATILQVNKVMSILFYVIFLAYLRGIQGNNMDQRSLPEDSLNSLIIKLIQADILKNKLSKQMVDVKESYQSTLPKAEAPREPEQGESTRSEFQPMIATDTELLRQQRRYNSPRVLLSDSTPLEPPPLYLMEDYVGNPAVANRTSSRQKRYAEHKSHRGEYSVCDSESLWVTDKSSAIDIRGHQVTVLGEIKTGNSPVKQYFYETRCKEARPVKNGCRGIDDKHWNSQCKTSQTYVRALTSENNKLIGWRWIRIDTSCVCALSRKIGRT, from the coding sequence ATCTTACAGGTGAACAAGGTGATGTCCATCTTGTTTTATGTGATATTTCTCGCTTATCTCCGTGGCATCCAAGGCAACAACATGGATCAAAGGAGTTTGCCAGAAGACTCGCTCAACTCCCTCATCATAAAGCTGATCCAGGCAGACATTTTGAAAAACAAGCTCTCCAAGCAGATGGTGGATGTTAAGGAAAGTTACCAGAGCACCCTGCCCAAAGCAGAAGCACCCAGagagccagagcagggagagtCCACCAGGTCGGAATTCCAGCCAATGATTGCAACGGACACAGAACTACTGCGGCAACAGAGACGCTACAATTCTCCCCGGGTCCTGCTGAGCGACAGCACCCCTTTGGagccccctcccttgtatctAATGGAAGATTATGTGGGCAACCCAGCGGTGGCCAATAGAACATCTTCACGGCAGAAACGTTATGCAGAGCATAAGAGTCACCGGGGCGAGTACTCAGTGTGTGACAGTGAGAGTCTATGGGTGACCGACAAGTCTTCAGCCATTGACATTAGGGGACACCAGGTCACGGTGCTGGGGGAGATCAAAACCGGCAACTCTCCTGTCAAACAATACTTTTATGAAACCAGATGTAAAGAAGCCAGGCCAGTCAAAAATGGTTGCAGGGGGATCGATGACAAACACTGGAACTCTCAGTGCAAAACGTCCCAAACCTACGTCCGAGCTCTGacttcagaaaacaacaaactcATAGGCTGGCGCTGGATACGAATAgacacttcctgtgtgtgtgccttgtcGAGAAAAATCGGAAGAACATGA